TATGTGTACACATGGTTCAATCAGAATCAGTGTACTAGTAAAACATCTTCATTCACTCCACACTGCATTCTTGAGGAGTTTAGCCAAAAAAACAGCAGGGTCCTTATATTTGATGAGGGACACTTATGGTATGAGGCACTcattttttctgtctctctctggcaggaaattaatatgttttatttacataacacataaaaaatacagtttattttgctgtgttgaAGTGgtttataaataatgaaataagcaTATCATTAAAATGCACTAATAAAAACAGGAAGGCCAAAGCAATATATCTACTATATTTCCCATCAATCAGTTTTCAGAGATGGTTTCTCAGTGTGGTTATTACTTGTCACTGCCTGATGTtgatataataaatcattttcaaactATTGATTATGTTCAAAGCTGAGCAAACATTATCTAAAAttcatcacacacatacacatacagacacacaaacatttatACCTTTAATTTTTATGCaaagaaagtaagaaaaaaattaataattcaacTTAAGTTGCACCAAACTAGCTAGAATTTtatcaaaatatgtaaaaagcaaaaaattatatttgtatttttacatatatattttgtataactattttattacataactataaatattttattacataactaCAGTATTTTATAGCTATGAAATTATCCAagacaaaactttatttatttatttattttttaaatgcaatttcttCTTCAGATTGTTATCAGTTGTAAAACATAATTTGAGATGTGATGGAAATTACATTGTTGTGGAAATGTAGCAAATTACATAATTGTTCGGGTTATGCATATAGACCTAGATACTGCTGAAATCCAATTGTTTaacaacagtataaaaaaaaataaattaaaaaaaggcaAGGATAAAAAGTGCAATAATTTGTCCCTATACTGTCCACTTGTGGACTTTTGGAATTTTGCTGTAAAATAGTTTCAAACGGATCTGCGCATCTCCTGGTGATTTCTATAACAATTtacttattttgaataataataataataattaaaataattttgtctacAAAGCAATGAGAAATATAAATGCAGTTAGACACACGAACATCGAATATAAAGCCTacagctacttttttttttttaagcctacAGCTATTTACAACTATCGTCTTTGTTCTCCACGTCAGTCAAAATGATTGACAGCTGGTTTTGGGGGCGTGTCCTACTTCCAGCTACAACAACTTCGCTGGCTGTCGACACGCGCAGAAGTCTGACCTCTCGCGCACAGGTGGCTGAATACTTCGACAGGTAACTTAGGTCGCTGTCCTGACCTGAACAGGTAACGTATTGTAACAGCGTGGCTTAAATGAGTAGCCTAAATGACAGGAATTATTTATGGAAAATAGACTTGAAGTCGTTTAATTGAATTACACAATTGTCGATTGTAGAAACTGTAATTTCACATCACACGTAACGAATTTCGATGATTTCTGAACTGGTCTGATAATGATTActttatgaacatttttattcCCCAGAGCTTCACATAGAACTGCCTGTACCTGTACAAATGGTAAGAGTTGAGCTGCGTTTGTATCATTTTTCATTTGTTACATGGAATTTGTAAGCACACCACAAACAGTTGATTAAACAGTGATCACATATGGATTATGCCTTTAAATAGAATTTAACAAGTaatatttgaaattgtatttcACCTTTGtatcaatattaacattttaatttatgatGAATTTGGGACTTTGTCTTGGGTCATGTTTTGCTGGTTtaactcttaaacttataacaaTGTTggttgaagcttttttttttttagcagtttaacTAATAGTTTAACCAGAAATATACAAGTATTAGCCAATTATAactgtaataattataaatgaataaataaaatggccaGTTTTCCACATATATTACTTCCCATAAACAAGAATAAGTCATCAGATCAATGTTGGCATGGTGACGATTGTCATGGAGATTAAGGTGATGGATGATTGGATTACAGCAGATGAGATCTGTGTCAGATCAGACTGAGGAAACCCACCGAATAGGTCACTGTAGCTTTATCATCCCACAGCTGGCAGATCCAAGCAAACACCCACAAACTGTAGTACATCCACAAGGATTAGCCATGCTTGGGCTGGCATATTGTGTGTTAtttcttaaatgtttaatgttacgACACGGACCGTTTTACAAGGTGATGTGATTCTAAGACATAATCCAATGTGTGTTGTTGTAGCACTTCATGGTAGACAGCACAAGAGCAAGGAAAGATTAAAGCTACTGCTTTTGGTATTAAATCGAACTGAAGGTCCTGGGGTTAACTGATCCCTAACTTTCAACCTGAACTTGAACCCTAAACCCGAACCCTATACCTTATCTCATCCTCCACCCTGGCACTATCATCAAACCTGAGCTGCAATCTTGGTCTATCTTTAATCAGTTGTGTATGGATTACAGATACTCTGTGCGTATATAGACTTTACAGAGGTTTAAAGGGTTACCAGAAAGATACAATTACAATGTAAACTAAAATTGTGGATATGTTTTGCTTCTGAGAGCACATTTATTGCAATCAGTTTCCACTATTATTAGTTCATATCTGTCTGCTAAACTATGTATTCCATATTTCCAACTGAGAATGATGAGAGACACAAGCATGAGGTTTAAGAAATGAGGTTGATGTTTCTCATATTCTCAAACACCTGCGCAGGCTAATCCATTCAGATTTCACCTGCTCCACATGTCTTCATGTATTTTAGTGCcttgaattattatatttcatttatttctgtttgcCATTTTCCTACTTAACCTGCAAATACAAAAACCTGATTTTCTGCTTTTGGTTCAGTATCAAAAATATTTCACCCTGCAAACTTCAAAGTCTTTTCTGATGTGAGAATATATCTAATAACCTGTAAAGGCTGAAAATTGTTTTGTTGGTGAACTGTCAAAGAATATTTGTAGTTACCCTGACACATTATGTGTTTTAGAACAGAACAGAGCCATATGTCATAAATGTctccattatattatattatcattctGATTTTGGTTTTGTATTTTCTGCAGGCAACCCGAGGAAGTGTGAAACCCTTTGTGAACTTCAATGCAAAGCATGATGCAGAAGTTTTGCGCAAGGCCATGAAAGGGATCGGTAAGCttaaaaaaatctgacttttaaGAGAGTTCACCCATTTTTGTTAAGATCTAGGTGGTTTTTCCTGTTATTTTGAATTGCCAATTAGGAGGGGCTATCTTCAGAAAATCTTGTGCTGCTCATTCTTGTACTATATCTTACTTTTGTCCTCTTTTATAAGCTGATCCACACCATGTGCTTTATTTTTCAGGCACTGATGAAGATGCCATCCTCATGTTATTGGCAGCTCGCAGTAATGCACAGAGACAGGAAATAAAAGCAGCCTATAAAAAGGCTTTTAGCAAGGTGAGCAAATTACATTATTATCTTGTGTCAGACCAGGAATAATCAGTTTGTTGAatctaaaatatgtaaaaatgtcttttCACCGTACGCACATGTTCTTCTGAAAATGATAACAAAAATGCtgttcaaaatgtagacaaaAGGTATTCAGACATGATTGTTGTTCGATTCAAATAATTGGAAGCACTGCTGTGCGTCAATGGCAGTACATCAAGATTATTCATTTGGACTGTTGTTTTGCACACATCCTCTTTATTGATGTTGATATAATTCAGTGCCGTCATGAATGTCTAAAACAACGTTAAAATGCTAATGAGTTTCACATCTCCAGTTTAATGGGCAATatattttcttctgtttcttggcatatgttctctctctctctctctctcgtgctctctctctctctctctcattctcttatTTTGTCTCTTTCTACAGGATCTAGTGAAAGACTTAAGGTCAGAGCTTGGAGGGAAGTTAGAGGATCTAATTGTGGCCCTCATGTTTCCATCCACAATATATGATGCTCATGAACTCCATAAGGCCATCAAGGTAACATCAAACATTTCCATCTTCTATgggatataataaaaaaactagaaaaagaaagaatataaaacacattgttattaaaatgtttttacattatgaTAAACTTGAGCCTATCTCATTTcagatttgttattttttgatttattatttcctTACAGGGAGTGGGCACGGAGGACAAAGTTTTAATTGAGATCCTGGCATCTAGGACATGTGATGAGATGAAAGATATTGCCAAAGCTTACAAGAAAGGTAATATTCACTGTCCAGGCACAGTGCATGGCTGAAATTAAAACATCCCACTATTGTAGGGTTGATACATGACCATATCCATTTATATATTCACTTTGAACACTTCAGATAATTAATTTTGAATGGTAAGagacatttgtttttgtaaaattgtgGGTTTCTCTTCTCCAAAGATGCCTGATTGTCTGTATTGCAAACAAACAGTCCAAATAGAGCACAAGTCTCtacaaggcatcactattacaaCTGATCCCTGCCCATTAGACTATTCCAATGGGACCAATAAGCAGCAGTTGTCAAGATGAGTGTGAACGGTCAATAGATCCCATCTCATGTGTCTTGACCTAGAATATGGAAGCAAGCTGGAAAAAGACATCATGGGTGATACGTCAGGACATTACCAGAGGTTGCTGGTGATACTtgcacaggtaaaaaaaaacaaaaaaaaaaacaattggttcTCAGTTTAAAAGGAAACCACAAATAAAGGACAGCCAAAAGATTGTataatcagaaaaaaattatataaatgtgtgagagagagagagcacaaggaagattatataaaaaatagaatacaCTGTAGAatagttataatatattatattaaaggtataatttgttaataataataataatatttgagtgtgtgcagtacatttaaaataaataatcaaatgacCGGATTGACAAAAATGTACATGGGTGAGATATtgatatataataacaatttCTAGTATAATTTCcagcaaaaacaaaatatatgtgaccctggatcacaaaaccaaaattgagatttatacaacctctgaaatctgaataaatatgtttttaggataggacaatatttggccgagatacaactatttgaaaatctggaatctgagggtgcaaaaatacacaaaatactgaaaatcacctttaaagttgtccaaattaattctaagcaatgcatattactaatcaaatattaagttttgatatatttacggtaggaaatttacaaaatattttcatggaacatgatctttacttaatatcctaatgatttttggcataaaagaaaaatcaatagttTTGAccctattgctaaaaatatacccagcgacttaagactggttttgtggtccagggtcacatatatcatTACTCATACTGTGATATACGATTTCAGTCATTGTGTTGATCAGAGATGGGAGAGGATACTAAAAAAAGGTAGAGAGATGAAACCGAGCAGCCTCCTCTTGGAATGATAACATGAGCAGCAATGAAGTCATCCTTAAGTAATTAAAACAGCTCTTGAGTTAATGTTGTTGAGAAGATTAAATGGTTATTAGGGCTAATGTGTGGGTAATTCAATATTGGAGTTAACCAGGTTAGGGAAAAATGTTTATCTGACCTTGGTTATGTTTTCATTCCTATGCTCAGGGAAACAAGGAGGAGGGAGTGGATGAGAGCAGAGTGGAGAAAGATGCAAAGGTAAAGTTGATAGTCAGACTTTTGGATAATTAAACACACCCGTAAAGTATCATGAAtgtcttaaagagatagtttaccctaaaaatgttttttttactgcTCACGTCATTCCAAAATTGTATTTCTTGTCCTTCTGGGAGCTTGGTACTGTAAATCACAATCCACTTTTATTACTCATCACAGAGATGCTTTTGCATTGTGcttaatatctccttttgtgtgaTCAACTTTAAGTGTAAGAGTTTTGAATCCATTGTTATAAACTGCACCCagtagtttttgattaatcattaGAGATGCGTATGAATGTTGATGTGAACATGGAAAAGAAGTAACTGGATCCTCAGGTTTTAGTTGCGAACCTTAGAAGTGTTTGTTCATTGATCGTGTTACAGGAGCTGTTTGCTGCTGGAGAGGAGAAATTCGGCACGGATGAGGACAAGTTCATCAACATACTCGGCAACAGGAGCGCGGAACACCTGAGAAAAGGTGCACGTTTGTGTGTTCAAAGCCTTTTGATGCATTCAGAACTGCCTTGAAGGGCCATCCTAATGGATTTTGGTGTACCTGTTTCAGTGTTTGATGCCTACAAAAAGATTGCCGGCTGTGACATTGAAGAGAGCATAAAAGATGAGTGCACTGGGAACCTGGAAGCACTGCTGCTGGCTGTGGGTACGAAAGTCCCTGCTGTGTGGCTAAACGTACAAGTTCGTTGGCTATTTGGTCAGACTGAACATTAATCTGTGATGAAACTTAAAACAAGAATTCACCCAAAGTTTTGTCTGGTAAAATAGATTTAATTGTTTGAATAAAAAGGTGAACTAAGAAGAACACAAGATCCAAGAAAATGCAAAGGAAGGTAATACTCAACATGTCATTCTAGGactgtatgctgttattttttcgGTGGAAGAACTTTTTTAGAGAACTTTCACTTCAAGATCAGTTAAATTTACAACAAACATGGTCCggtaaaaaagaaagaagcaaaacGCTGTCTTTGAAGCTAATCTGTGAAAAACAACCtgaatttcagtctgtttttcacaTAAAGGTTTGTTAAGATCAGTGTTGTATGACGAGCTGCATAATTTTAATAACAGCATACAGGTtaagaacaacatgagggtgagtaaataatgactggtgggtgaactatccctttaactgaaatttaaaactacattttctctctctcccccttttAGTTAAATGTGCAAAAAGTGTGACTGGTTATTTTGCTGAATTGGTTCGAGAGTCTATGCGGGTATGAAGGCTTATTTCCATGAGATTCTCATCAGTTTTCACCCCTCTGACAATCATATATTGGATCATTTGCTGCTCACTTTGTATTATCAAATGCTGGCACTTCAAGTGGAAGAATTAAAACAATTTGTGGCCAGTTTATCAACTGAATGTGTTGGTctgaataataatgaaacaattgATTTCACACATTATTGGTTGGTTTATTGACAGTGTGCCGGCACTGATGATGAGACTCTCATAAGGATCATGGTGTCCAGGAGTGAACGGGATATGCTGGACGTCAGAGCAGTATACAAGAAGATGTATGGAGAATCACTCTATAGCACCATAAAGGCAAGTTATGCAAACACACACcaactcacccccccccccccacacacacacagatacatctTAGTATTGTTTTTGCCTCCTATTTTTAGGAAGACACCGAAGGAGATTACCAGAAGGCCCTGCTCTACCTTTGTGGTGGTAATGATTAGAAAGAGTATTTTGTGCTACTGTAATTATTTACATCAGTTTATGTCCTTATATGATTTTTGAGCTTTTTTTCCTTCAGTTGTTTATTTCTACATCTTTAATGTTTTATGGTTTGAGAATAAGTTGTTTCAGTGTTGGAGAATAGGAGCGTATTCTGTAATGAATTTGCTGGGATGTTTGTTTATTGATTCCTTAATAGAATTTAGTGGTTTTAGAATTTAATAGTTTTGCttaatgcatttttcaaaattgtgtaaagaaaaaaaaatgttatggaatagtggattgcacgagggtggtggggggggggtgttaaagTGCCCTTATGGTCTGATCTAGGTGCCCCTGAACCGCGATTTAAGGGGCACCACAGACTGTGCTCTTATAATGCCACTGTGCACGCCACTGTTAAGCAGTTCCTCGTTTCGTTTCTGTTgctcaaaataatacattttccagCAGATGGCAGTATTGCTCTAACCAATATTCCATATTCTCCCTCAGCCTATTTTGACCCATAAAAAGCAGTTTTTCTTGAGACTCTTTCCTCCTGCATAAACAttaagagggggggggggggggggggtgaaatgctatttcatgcatactgagttttttacactgttaaagagttggattcccatgctaaacatggacaaagtttcaaaaattaagttgtacatttgaaggagtatttttgttccaaaaattctccttccggtttgtcacaagtttcggaaagtttttttcgagtatgggtctgtgtgacattagatggagcggaatttccttatatgggtcccaagggcacttctcccgtaagagtgcgcgctcctgtatagcagagcaattcactgatcagagcgagagcgtcgcgaaatgtcacaaaagaagtgtgtttttggttgccagggcaagacaaccctgcacagattaccaaaaaaaaaagcattaagggaccagtggatggagtttatttttacagagcatcaacggagttgtgcaagtgtttgtgtttgttccctgcatttcgaacatgcttgttttacaaacaaggcccagtttgacgccggatttgcacatcgtttatttcttaaggatgatgcaatcccaacgaaaaagggtcacgatcgtgtgttggaaccgcaggcggtgagtaaaactgcttcaaatatctctgtgttgttaacttagctatcggcgtgtaagcacatcaagtaaacaacatgcgatgttgtcatcaaacggcactttccacatgtacagcttaaaaaaataaaaaataaaaagacgacataaagtggaacttagtaattttccaaaactgctaagcaaatatatacagtttcaatacatactacttaGAGacatcctgctgtagtcgttgctgctgctgctcttgttaaatttcagcctctggatctgattctgtatcataaatatacgctgaatctgactgttagccatggtttgttttggatgtttttttcctcacggtaatgtaacagtttccacatgctctcaacgcaaaagcctactggcgctcgtgattctttagctccgcccacacgtcacgcctccagtctcTCGGGTTTTTCCGGGAGAAAAcgatacagactatctttctcttataaatataataaaactaaagacttttttgagttatgaaggatgcagtactactctataggtactcaagattaacaggatattgagtgaaaatgagcatttcaccccccctttaacattctAAAATATTTCCTTCTTAAGTTAAACAAACTTAAAACAGCCTCATTCACACAAATAAGAAACTGCTGAAAAGATATAGGCAAGGGAGTTAAAAAATGAATGGTCCTTAcatgagaaaacaaaaaataggTAACTTTTATCTTATTTCATAATCTCAGTGCAAATTATGACAGATTTGTCACTGTGGTTTCAGATCAAgacatcaaaaaagaaaaaaaatcactaagaTTTCACTAATTTGAAGAGAGTGAGATGCTCCACaccttaaataaaactaaaattgtacTTTATACATTATTACGGACACATATGCTTCTGTTAAATATTATGTGGGGCTCAAAGGGTATGCCTCAGATATTTTACTCCAGCAAGACTGAACACTTTCATATAAAGCCtgataataaatgcatttgtcaggttttatattatttaagatGACTGTTACATGTTTTACTTGTACAGTGTACAGCAGAATATTAAATTTCTTAACTCAATATGAGCTACAAAGATGTTGAGACTCTTATAAgatcacattattttattatgtgtggATTCTGTGTGTGGATACAAGCTCTAAATCGCTTTACTAAATCCCAGCACTGGCACCCTCAGCACAAAGCCCTTAATTTCTACCGAGCTCTCCACTATTTCCAGGACGGAATTTATTAAGGTCATTATTTTAGCCAATCAGTGTTCAGAATGTCAGGGTGTGAGATCAGGCCACCCTTCATGAAACCCCACCCACAGGACCCACCAGGATCCCCTTGAGAGGTTACATGAGAGCAGTGCTTGAATTAATCTCAGTGGGAGATGAAAGCCTGTGTGTGGGGTTTCAGAATATTAAGTCACAATTTGGCATAATACACCGATCCAAGCACTTTACCTTCATTAACAGACGAAAAGAAAAGCAATAGAACTGAAATCCAAGCAattgttattttttcattcttaAATGTCACACAATTTATCTGGGAACCATATAAGCAAATTAATTCCTCATTTGAAAAGCTGTTTCAAGCTTATCCCCAGGCTAATTTTATGCGGTTTTGTGCCCATTATACACCCCTAGATTTTCCTGCTGCTGTTCTGTTTATTAATCATATTTCACCGAAGGTTTGTATGTGCAAATCTTAGCTTATAAAACAGATCCGACAGTTTCCACTATCTGTAACTATCAGTTTTATTCCTTGTGTTACCTTTCATTTTAGAAGTCCAGAAATGTTTCTATTGATGTTCtctttaaaatattgaataaaaaacaaacataagcaAACTGCAATAATGGATTCTGAACGTGTTCTTAATTTTGGTGGGAATGTTGTATTTGGAAAAGAGAGGCCACAACATGTTTGAGTGTGTCATTTCATAATCACAGACTTGTATGATGCTAAAATCGGTTTTGTATGCTTGAATGTTTTGGTTTATGACTAACCGCTTGTAATGTAGAAATAGCTGGTTCccgaaatatgtttatatgtgaagCTTCAAAACAGTAATTTATTGCTTTTATAGAACATATTGTGACCTCTGtgattcagatgttttttttttcataagaaacTGTAAAAACGAACTGtaatacaacaacaaaatgaaacatttccAATTTGCAATACCAGTAATTATGACAAATAATCATTGGCTTAAGAATTGTGGTGTATTGTGGCCTCAGCATTTGATCACCCATCAGAACTGGCAGAATAACGGTTTCCAAGAATAATTGTAATGATTAGTAAAGAAGCACATGGCCTCAGATGGAATGCAAAGATCCCTGTTGGAGTGATTAATCTGTTAAACCACTAAAGACATTCAGTGTTTCTACTTGACAGTACATGCAAGAACAAACAGCCAATCCTGAGATAAAGCTTTCCAAAATTTCATGAAAATTCCTATACAGGTAAGAAAAGAGATAATagagaaaa
This genomic stretch from Carassius auratus strain Wakin unplaced genomic scaffold, ASM336829v1 scaf_tig00214077, whole genome shotgun sequence harbors:
- the anxa5a gene encoding annexin A5a yields the protein MATRGSVKPFVNFNAKHDAEVLRKAMKGIGTDEDAILMLLAARSNAQRQEIKAAYKKAFSKDLVKDLRSELGGKLEDLIVALMFPSTIYDAHELHKAIKGVGTEDKVLIEILASRTCDEMKDIAKAYKKEYGSKLEKDIMGDTSGHYQRLLVILAQGNKEEGVDESRVEKDAKELFAAGEEKFGTDEDKFINILGNRSAEHLRKVFDAYKKIAGCDIEESIKDECTGNLEALLLAVVKCAKSVTGYFAELVRESMRCAGTDDETLIRIMVSRSERDMLDVRAVYKKMYGESLYSTIKEDTEGDYQKALLYLCGGND